In Silene latifolia isolate original U9 population chromosome 3, ASM4854445v1, whole genome shotgun sequence, a single window of DNA contains:
- the LOC141649583 gene encoding uncharacterized protein LOC141649583, giving the protein MPESTESSYYSMLNDPLFLSPTDQPNLQLTAQLFDGSNFLQWQRDTDKKYNQWVRMDLLVLRWIMNSLDKNLRENLQYASSSKALWSEIVERYGQLNALELYELKKDLSNVSQDNSSLIDYYNRLKCLWETVDNLDPIPQCTCGVMSKCFCQLLKRFLDREAHSKLVQLLMGLNAGYEHVQTTLLSMEPLPPINKALALLQKIEKQKHINDSAGDVLTTSTAFASKKIHNFSSPESQNHGIRQREDSYEEGFKHCTHCNRDGHVIEDCYKLKTCTFCKVKGHIQEHCYKYKAHLARKGKGKATGKNSNTTVKTRDTDGKIQAVLTAFPSVF; this is encoded by the exons ATGCCTGAATCAACTGAATCAAGCTACTATTCTATGCTTAATGATCCACTTTTTCTTTCTCCCACTGATCAACCAAACTTACAGTTAACTGCTCAGTTGTTTGATGGTTCGAATTTTCTTCAATGGCAACGTGAT ACTGATAAGAAGTATAATCAGTGGGTTCGTATGGATCTTCTTGTTCTGAGATGGATTATGAATTCTTTGGACAAGAATTTGCGTGAGAATTTGCAGTATGCTTCATCTTCTAAGGCTCTCTGGTCTGAGATTGTTGAGAGGTATGGACAGCTTAATGCTCTTGAACTTTATGAATTAAAGAAAGATCTTAGCAATGTTAGCCAAGACAATTCTTCCTTGATTGATTATTACAATAGACTCAAGTGTCTTTGGGAAACTGTTGATAATCTGGACCCTATTCCTCAGTGTACATGtggtgtgatgtctaagtgttttTGTCAGCTTCTTAAGCGTTTTCTTGATAGAGAAGCTCATTCTAAGTTGGTCCAATTATTGATGGGGTTAAATGCTGGATATGAACATGTTCAGACCACCCTTCTTTCAATGGAACCCTTACCACCAATCAATAAAGCTTTAGCCTTGTTACAGAAAATTGAGAAACAGAAGCATATTAATGATTCTGCTGGGGATGTTCTTACTACTTCCACTGCTTTTGCTTCCAAGAAAATACATAACTTTTCTAGTCCTGAATCTCAAAATCACGGGATAAGGCAGAGGGAAGATAGTTATGAGGAGGGTTTTAAGCATTGTACTCATTGCAATAGAGATGGTCATGTTATTGAGGACTGCTACAAGTTAAAAACTTGCACCTTCTGCAAGGTTAAGGGTCATATTCAAGAGCACTGTTACAAGTATAAGGCTCATCTTGCAAGGAAGGGAAAAGGCAAGGCCACTGGAAAGAATTCTAACACTACTGTGAAAACGCGGGATACTGACGGAAAAATTCAGGCCGTATTGACGGCTTTTCCGTCAGTATTTTAA